One stretch of Methylopila sp. 73B DNA includes these proteins:
- a CDS encoding inositol monophosphatase family protein has translation MARSPVLNVMVQAVMKAGRSMRRDFGEVEQLQVSAKGPGDFVTAADRKAEDMLRAELQRVRPGYSLVMEESGVIAGTDPDHRWIVDPLDGTTNFLHGIPIFAISVALERAGQLVAGVVFNPITDELFTAERGGGAYLNDHRLRVAARRDIVEAVIGCGVPHLGRPKHDLFREELSRVQGRVSGVRRFGAASLDLAYVAAGRLDGFWERDLKSWDMAAGILLIKEAGGFVTDAAGGDAMLTNGSVVCGNEHIHPELLKLVKG, from the coding sequence ATGGCCCGCTCGCCCGTCCTCAACGTCATGGTCCAGGCCGTCATGAAGGCCGGCCGCTCCATGCGCCGCGACTTCGGCGAGGTCGAGCAGCTGCAGGTCTCCGCCAAGGGCCCGGGCGACTTCGTCACCGCCGCCGACCGCAAGGCCGAGGACATGCTGCGCGCCGAGCTGCAGCGGGTTCGCCCGGGCTACAGCCTGGTGATGGAGGAAAGCGGCGTGATCGCGGGCACCGACCCCGACCACCGCTGGATCGTCGATCCGCTCGACGGCACCACCAACTTCCTGCACGGCATCCCGATCTTCGCGATCTCGGTGGCGCTGGAGCGCGCCGGCCAGCTGGTCGCGGGCGTGGTGTTCAATCCGATCACCGACGAGCTGTTCACCGCCGAGCGCGGCGGCGGCGCCTACCTCAACGACCATCGCCTGCGCGTCGCCGCCCGGCGCGACATCGTCGAGGCCGTGATCGGCTGCGGCGTGCCGCATCTCGGCCGGCCGAAGCACGACCTGTTCCGCGAGGAGCTGTCGCGCGTGCAGGGCCGCGTCTCGGGCGTGCGCCGCTTCGGCGCCGCCTCGCTCGACCTCGCCTATGTGGCGGCCGGCCGTCTCGACGGCTTCTGGGAACGCGACCTCAAGTCCTGGGACATGGCGGCCGGCATCCTGCTCATCAAGGAAGCCGGGGGCTTCGTAACCGACGCCGCCGGCGGCGACGCGATGCTCACGAACGGCTCGGTGGTCTGCGGCAACGAGCACATCCATCCCGAGCTGCTCAAGCTCGTGAAGGGCTGA
- a CDS encoding NADPH-dependent FMN reductase — protein sequence MPLTLPVLYGSVRTERQGIVLARWIAEALRARGHDAPLIDPMERRLPLLDRMYKEYKPDEAPPVLRELAELYGQADGFVLVTGEYNHGVPPALKNLLDHFLEEYFWRPSAIVSYSAGGFGGVRAAMQLRAIVGELGMPSIPSIYAVPKIGQAFDDAGRPTDAKVATRFDRFARELEWYAEALKTKRAAGVPY from the coding sequence ATGCCGCTGACGCTTCCCGTTCTCTACGGCTCCGTCCGCACCGAGCGGCAGGGCATCGTGCTCGCCCGCTGGATCGCCGAGGCGCTGCGCGCGCGTGGGCATGACGCGCCTTTGATCGATCCGATGGAGCGGCGCTTGCCGCTGCTCGACCGGATGTACAAGGAATACAAGCCCGACGAGGCGCCGCCCGTGCTTCGGGAGCTCGCCGAGCTCTACGGGCAGGCCGACGGCTTCGTGCTCGTCACGGGCGAGTACAACCACGGCGTCCCGCCGGCGCTGAAGAACCTGCTCGACCACTTCCTCGAGGAGTACTTCTGGCGGCCGTCGGCGATCGTCAGCTACTCGGCCGGCGGCTTCGGCGGCGTCCGCGCCGCGATGCAGCTCAGGGCGATCGTCGGCGAACTCGGCATGCCGTCGATCCCTTCGATCTACGCGGTGCCGAAGATCGGCCAGGCCTTCGACGACGCGGGCCGGCCGACGGACGCCAAAGTCGCGACGCGGTTCGACCGCTTCGCCCGAGAACTCGAATGGTACGCCGAGGCGCTCAAGACCAAGCGCGCGGCCGGCGTGCCCTACTGA